In Rhodopirellula bahusiensis, the following proteins share a genomic window:
- a CDS encoding vWA domain-containing protein: MIDTWNALHFIRPAWLLLIPIAIGLAWVWHRSHDPLRGWRTQIDSDLLDALAHQNGPSSKHWWQNLPSATWLLAGWIFCVVAIAGPTWRVEANPFAQDAQPLIILMKADESMASAALATTPLQRAVLKIADLAKARQGDPLGLIAYSGSAHTVLPPTEDTAVVADMAAEISPAIMPVAGDALDQAITEAGRLINRSEGGATLLIIANQANLDAKQVAAAHQAIGSPPIEILSLLPEESQETESLQAIAKTLGGKRIALTIDDQDIESIVQYAERRSSTGLAGQSDRWQESGYWLSPLLAVIVAWSFRRERSSNEDASQ; encoded by the coding sequence ATGATCGACACCTGGAACGCACTTCACTTCATCCGTCCGGCTTGGTTGCTGCTCATTCCAATCGCAATCGGTTTGGCATGGGTTTGGCATCGCAGCCACGATCCGCTTCGAGGTTGGCGAACCCAAATTGATTCGGATTTGCTGGACGCCTTGGCCCACCAAAACGGACCGTCTTCCAAACACTGGTGGCAGAACCTCCCGTCGGCCACTTGGCTGCTGGCGGGCTGGATTTTCTGCGTCGTCGCGATCGCGGGTCCCACTTGGCGAGTGGAAGCCAACCCGTTCGCACAAGACGCTCAACCATTGATCATCTTGATGAAAGCGGACGAATCAATGGCATCGGCGGCCTTGGCCACCACGCCGCTGCAACGAGCCGTCTTGAAGATCGCCGACTTGGCCAAAGCACGCCAAGGCGACCCGTTGGGTTTGATCGCCTACTCCGGATCGGCCCACACGGTTTTGCCTCCCACCGAAGACACCGCGGTCGTCGCTGACATGGCCGCGGAAATCAGTCCCGCGATCATGCCTGTCGCGGGCGATGCACTCGACCAAGCGATCACGGAGGCTGGTCGCTTGATCAACCGCAGCGAAGGCGGCGCAACGTTGTTGATCATCGCCAATCAAGCCAACCTCGACGCGAAGCAAGTCGCCGCGGCTCACCAAGCGATTGGCTCACCGCCGATTGAAATCCTGAGCTTGCTGCCCGAAGAATCTCAAGAAACCGAATCACTGCAAGCCATCGCGAAAACACTTGGCGGCAAGCGAATCGCACTCACAATCGACGACCAAGACATCGAATCCATCGTGCAGTACGCCGAGCGTCGGTCGTCCACAGGGCTGGCTGGACAAAGCGATCGCTGGCAAGAATCGGGTTATTGGCTTTCGCCGTTGCTCGCTGTCATCGTGGCGTGGTCCTTCCGCCGTGAACGCTCCTCCAACGAGGACGCTTCCCAATGA
- a CDS encoding GNAT family N-acetyltransferase, translating to MNPVIRSYESTDLDELLDVWTSASKVAHPFLSPEFLAQERENIPAIYLPNAETWVYELDGAVVGFIALLGNEVGAIFVDPTHQKRGIGRQLMDHAVSVRGDLELEVFVDNPIGRGFYEHYGFVSLEQKLHEPSGHSVLRLRYETASTA from the coding sequence ATGAATCCAGTGATACGCAGCTACGAATCCACCGACCTAGACGAATTGCTAGACGTTTGGACATCAGCCTCAAAAGTGGCTCATCCATTTCTTAGCCCCGAGTTTCTCGCTCAAGAGCGCGAAAATATTCCGGCGATCTATCTGCCCAATGCGGAAACTTGGGTCTACGAATTGGACGGGGCCGTTGTCGGATTCATCGCCTTGCTAGGCAACGAAGTCGGCGCGATCTTCGTTGATCCAACGCATCAAAAACGTGGGATTGGCCGACAATTGATGGACCACGCCGTGTCGGTTCGCGGTGACTTGGAACTGGAAGTGTTTGTCGACAACCCTATCGGCCGCGGCTTTTACGAACACTACGGCTTCGTCTCACTGGAGCAGAAGCTCCACGAGCCATCCGGACACTCCGTCCTTCGTCTGCGATACGAAACCGCTTCGACCGCTTGA
- a CDS encoding DUF4381 domain-containing protein has product MKASDPASLDRLNDIVVPAPVSWWPLAPGWYVLFAILLTVGVWLAWKNWRTWKANAYRREAIHELESANTVGAISELLRRTALTTTSRSELATKTGDRWPDWLSQQFRNTTHPSISPTVREQLATAAYRDDTGQESLDELKAFAAAWIAQHSTNHAASADTNATSEERSC; this is encoded by the coding sequence ATGAAAGCCAGCGACCCAGCCAGCCTCGATCGCCTGAACGACATCGTCGTTCCCGCTCCCGTTTCGTGGTGGCCACTCGCGCCGGGATGGTACGTGCTGTTTGCCATTCTGTTGACAGTGGGCGTTTGGCTGGCATGGAAGAACTGGCGGACTTGGAAAGCGAACGCCTACCGCCGCGAAGCAATCCACGAACTGGAATCTGCTAACACGGTCGGTGCCATCTCCGAGCTACTCCGCCGCACCGCTTTGACAACCACCTCGCGATCCGAACTGGCGACGAAGACTGGCGACCGTTGGCCTGATTGGTTGTCACAACAATTTCGAAACACAACCCACCCATCGATATCGCCAACCGTTCGCGAGCAATTGGCAACCGCGGCCTACCGCGACGACACGGGGCAAGAATCCCTCGACGAACTGAAGGCGTTCGCCGCTGCTTGGATCGCCCAGCATTCCACCAACCATGCTGCCTCAGCCGACACGAACGCGACCAGCGAGGAACGATCATGTTGA
- a CDS encoding arylsulfatase — protein MLIAAAVLPALSLQAQDKPNIVVIWGDDIGVHNISAYNHGVMGYKTPSIDSLAKEGAMFTDAYAQQSCTAGRASFILGQHPFRTGLLTIGMPGSEHGIPDWTPTIADVLKEQGYTTGQFGKNHLGDRDKHLPTNHGFDEFFGNLYHLNAEEEPETYYYPKDPEFRKKYGPRGVIHSFADGRLEDTGPLTKKRMETIDEEVHTKAMDFLERATKSEKPAFLWYNSTRMHVWTHLKKESQGRTGIGLYPDGMVEHDDYVGKVLQKIKDLGIEDNTIVVYSTDNGAETFSWPDGGITPFHGEKGTTWEGGFRVPLLVKWPGVIEPGTVYNDIISQEDWMPTFAAAAGEPDLVEKMKKGYNANGKEFKVHPDGYNFLPYFKGEAKESPRKEIYYFGQGGDLNAVRVQNWKIHFATVNGNIATGTREIPGWPLIINLRADPYEKMWKEGTLGYFRWYADNMWTFVPVQNYIQQFMATIPKYPWQAGSSLNAAGINYQTLKAQEWIKKLEQVSPPRN, from the coding sequence GTGCTCATAGCGGCAGCTGTCCTGCCCGCACTGTCGCTGCAAGCCCAAGACAAGCCCAACATCGTCGTCATTTGGGGTGACGACATCGGCGTGCACAACATCAGCGCCTACAACCATGGTGTGATGGGTTATAAGACGCCCAGCATCGATAGCCTCGCCAAAGAAGGCGCGATGTTCACCGATGCTTATGCCCAACAAAGCTGCACCGCTGGACGAGCCTCATTCATCCTTGGCCAGCACCCATTCCGCACTGGATTGCTGACCATCGGAATGCCAGGGAGTGAACACGGGATTCCCGATTGGACACCAACCATCGCCGATGTGTTGAAAGAGCAAGGCTACACCACCGGCCAATTCGGAAAGAACCACCTGGGCGACCGAGACAAGCACTTGCCCACCAATCACGGATTCGATGAATTCTTCGGCAACCTCTATCACCTCAATGCCGAAGAGGAACCCGAAACCTACTACTATCCAAAAGATCCTGAGTTCCGGAAAAAGTATGGACCTCGCGGGGTCATCCATTCCTTCGCCGATGGTCGCTTGGAAGACACCGGTCCGCTCACCAAAAAACGCATGGAAACGATCGACGAAGAAGTCCACACCAAAGCCATGGACTTCCTCGAACGAGCAACAAAGTCAGAGAAGCCAGCTTTCCTTTGGTACAACTCGACTCGCATGCACGTGTGGACTCACCTGAAGAAAGAATCGCAAGGCCGAACCGGCATTGGGCTGTATCCAGACGGAATGGTCGAGCATGACGACTATGTCGGCAAAGTGCTCCAGAAGATCAAAGATCTCGGCATCGAAGACAACACGATCGTGGTCTATAGCACCGACAACGGAGCTGAAACATTCAGTTGGCCCGATGGAGGCATCACGCCTTTCCATGGCGAAAAAGGCACAACCTGGGAAGGCGGTTTCCGCGTCCCATTGTTGGTCAAATGGCCCGGCGTGATCGAGCCTGGCACGGTCTACAACGACATCATTTCGCAAGAAGATTGGATGCCCACTTTCGCAGCCGCGGCGGGTGAGCCCGACTTGGTCGAAAAGATGAAGAAGGGTTACAACGCGAACGGAAAAGAATTCAAGGTTCACCCGGACGGCTACAACTTCTTGCCATACTTCAAGGGCGAAGCCAAAGAGAGCCCACGCAAAGAGATCTACTACTTTGGTCAAGGCGGCGACCTGAACGCGGTGCGAGTCCAAAACTGGAAGATCCACTTCGCGACCGTCAATGGCAATATTGCCACCGGCACCCGAGAAATCCCGGGCTGGCCGTTGATCATCAACCTTCGCGCCGACCCTTATGAAAAGATGTGGAAAGAAGGCACGCTTGGTTACTTCCGTTGGTACGCCGACAACATGTGGACCTTCGTCCCCGTGCAGAACTACATCCAACAGTTCATGGCGACCATTCCGAAATACCCGTGGCAAGCGGGATCCAGCCTGAACGCGGCCGGCATCAACTATCAAACGTTGAAAGCCCAAGAGTGGATCAAGAAACTCGAACAAGTTTCTCCGCCACGTAATTAG
- a CDS encoding DUF58 domain-containing protein: MSARVTVTFQDLLQCKADARGFSLQPRQPVGSLLAGRHASRLRGRGLSFEELRQYRQGDDIRQMDWKATARLRSPHIRVYSEERERPVLLLIDQRTPMFFGSQRAMKSVAAAELAAMGAWRSLASGDRVGGLVFNENEIAEVRPHRSQTRVLHLLHQIVRLNQTLAAPSSATTPPPASPITLNQVLENASRIARHDHLVILVSDLDGADEETSRLVTRIAAHNDVLVTAVYDPLGIRLTGAPGMLASHGGRTWEIPDHASFPEDFQAAFGQVLTRWRSVFRSLQIPLMPLSTARPVAEQIRVLFGNTA; this comes from the coding sequence ATGTCCGCCCGAGTCACTGTCACATTTCAAGATCTGCTTCAATGCAAAGCGGATGCGCGCGGGTTCTCACTCCAACCGCGCCAACCCGTTGGTTCCCTGCTAGCCGGACGCCACGCATCGCGCCTTCGCGGTCGCGGATTGTCATTTGAAGAGCTTCGCCAATACCGACAGGGCGATGACATTCGCCAAATGGATTGGAAAGCGACCGCGCGTCTGCGATCGCCGCACATCCGAGTTTACAGCGAAGAACGCGAACGCCCGGTTTTGCTGCTGATCGATCAACGCACTCCCATGTTCTTTGGGAGCCAGCGAGCGATGAAATCCGTCGCGGCTGCGGAACTGGCCGCGATGGGTGCTTGGCGTTCGCTTGCCAGTGGCGACCGCGTCGGCGGGTTGGTTTTCAATGAAAACGAAATCGCGGAAGTCCGCCCTCACCGCAGCCAAACTCGCGTTCTGCATCTGCTGCATCAAATCGTTCGGCTGAATCAAACCCTTGCTGCACCGTCGTCCGCGACGACACCGCCGCCCGCTTCACCAATCACGTTGAACCAGGTTCTCGAGAACGCGTCGCGAATCGCTCGGCATGATCACTTGGTAATCCTGGTCAGCGACCTCGACGGAGCCGACGAAGAAACCAGTCGCCTCGTGACTCGGATCGCCGCTCACAACGATGTGCTTGTCACGGCGGTCTACGACCCGCTTGGCATTCGATTGACCGGTGCCCCTGGCATGCTGGCCAGCCACGGCGGACGAACCTGGGAAATCCCGGACCACGCCTCCTTTCCCGAAGACTTCCAGGCAGCGTTCGGGCAAGTCCTCACGCGTTGGCGAAGCGTCTTTCGATCGTTGCAAATCCCTCTGATGCCGCTTTCCACAGCGCGGCCCGTCGCCGAGCAAATCCGCGTTCTCTTTGGGAACACCGCGTGA
- a CDS encoding carbohydrate porin: MTEKEGVNCLDRQAFFDRFRGTSMDQRQSAQNLHVRKIALCVVFVFAGFATQVSHAQVDDCSALFACDSLGCDSLSCDSASCCGDDCGGEGCICKKIRQCFAESGITFSNNLTQYYFGTVSGGLEETSRYGGHGDYVANMDLGKLGVHEGLFLKLRAEHRFGQSIGESAGVILPPTLTADLPVADSESLYLTNVLFTQFLSERFAVYAGKLDTLDGDTNAYAGGRGVTQFSNVAFVANPIVLRSVPYASLGCGFIVLGDEGEPAFNFLVINPTDTADSDGFDELFAEGVTVSAEMRVATDWLGTPGHQLVGASWSSRDYVSLGQDPRIILPNVPINRASDSWSVYWNTDQALWVDPCDSTRHWGYFARAGIADSDTNPISYLLSAGLGGASPIRDGDTFGVGYYYSGTSDEIGPLLTGTLGPIGDSQGVEVFYRTQLTESISMTPDFQWIDQAREQVADAYLLGLRMNVAF; this comes from the coding sequence ATGACCGAAAAGGAGGGTGTGAATTGTTTGGATAGACAAGCCTTTTTCGATCGATTTCGAGGCACCTCGATGGACCAACGCCAATCTGCACAGAATCTTCACGTTAGAAAGATTGCTCTTTGCGTCGTTTTCGTTTTCGCCGGTTTTGCGACCCAAGTCTCGCACGCTCAGGTGGACGATTGTTCTGCATTGTTCGCGTGCGATTCGCTCGGCTGTGATTCTTTGTCGTGCGACTCCGCATCGTGTTGCGGAGACGACTGTGGTGGTGAGGGTTGCATTTGCAAGAAGATCCGGCAGTGTTTTGCCGAGAGCGGAATCACGTTTTCTAACAACCTGACGCAGTACTACTTTGGAACCGTCAGCGGTGGCCTCGAAGAGACCAGCCGCTATGGAGGCCACGGTGACTATGTGGCCAACATGGACCTTGGAAAGCTCGGTGTTCACGAAGGTTTGTTTTTGAAACTGCGAGCTGAGCATCGATTTGGCCAAAGCATCGGCGAATCTGCTGGCGTGATCTTGCCACCAACTTTGACCGCTGACTTGCCGGTCGCGGACAGCGAGAGTTTGTACCTGACCAATGTGCTGTTCACGCAATTCCTTTCGGAACGTTTCGCGGTCTACGCCGGGAAGTTGGACACGCTCGACGGCGACACGAATGCTTATGCCGGTGGCCGTGGCGTCACGCAGTTTTCGAATGTCGCGTTTGTCGCCAACCCAATTGTGTTGCGATCAGTTCCTTACGCATCGCTTGGGTGTGGTTTCATTGTGCTGGGTGACGAAGGTGAACCTGCCTTCAACTTCTTGGTGATAAACCCCACGGACACCGCCGACTCAGATGGCTTTGACGAACTGTTCGCGGAAGGCGTGACCGTGTCCGCCGAAATGCGAGTGGCGACGGATTGGTTGGGGACGCCTGGGCACCAATTGGTCGGTGCCTCTTGGAGCAGCCGCGATTATGTCTCGTTGGGACAAGACCCTCGAATCATCCTTCCGAACGTGCCGATCAATCGTGCGTCCGATTCATGGTCGGTGTACTGGAACACGGACCAAGCGTTGTGGGTTGATCCGTGTGATTCGACGCGGCACTGGGGATACTTTGCCCGAGCCGGGATCGCCGACAGCGACACAAACCCGATCAGCTACTTGCTGAGTGCTGGTCTGGGCGGTGCGAGCCCCATTCGCGATGGAGACACGTTTGGTGTGGGGTATTACTACAGCGGGACAAGCGACGAGATCGGTCCGTTGTTGACCGGCACCTTGGGACCGATTGGCGACTCGCAAGGTGTGGAGGTTTTTTATCGAACTCAGTTGACCGAATCGATTTCGATGACACCTGACTTTCAGTGGATCGATCAAGCCCGTGAACAAGTCGCGGATGCTTACTTGTTGGGTCTGCGGATGAACGTTGCGTTCTGA
- a CDS encoding BatD family protein: protein MFKQLHHVSATFLALALCLTVSPAIAEDEPRPVTIEVPTPKAWVGQRLPFSVQVRAPGSFVGATSFSLPQIPRTVILQVGSPVVSSEEVGDESWFVQTHEFALYSQSFGTVKIPAFEVRYANRDGFTGPATDHTQQTTEVTVEIQAPPDYDPDVFVVTADKIDIQETWDPPPGKAKQGDVVHRTITQTADQISGMVLAPPPTNVPDGIQAYVKSPQVNDHTERGEFTGERIDTVTYQFKGSGTLTLPAIRYVWWNPDNESYGSHSLPAATFDVAAAPQPQLATVEEPNWQPLAWMFSILGALAILIATQSHRIAVGYRTIQHRINPPDRVAARKLIRACRTNDAHAAETAWNQWLNTQPENVRLSDGLRSAVLDLHRLLYSHAAATNSAPSAKTQTDSAWKGESLAQAFQQHLHQRRSKHHTPEEHLPPLNPIA from the coding sequence ATGTTCAAACAGCTCCATCACGTCTCAGCTACCTTCCTAGCGTTGGCACTCTGCCTGACCGTTTCCCCAGCCATCGCCGAGGACGAACCCCGACCGGTCACGATCGAAGTCCCCACTCCGAAGGCTTGGGTGGGACAACGACTGCCATTCTCGGTGCAAGTCCGCGCCCCTGGATCGTTTGTGGGTGCGACATCGTTCTCACTGCCGCAAATTCCACGCACAGTGATCCTGCAAGTCGGATCGCCCGTGGTGTCCTCCGAAGAAGTTGGGGACGAGTCCTGGTTTGTGCAAACCCACGAATTCGCGTTGTATTCGCAATCCTTCGGCACCGTCAAAATCCCCGCGTTCGAAGTCCGCTACGCCAACCGAGACGGCTTCACAGGACCGGCGACCGATCACACTCAGCAGACCACCGAAGTGACCGTCGAGATCCAAGCACCACCGGACTACGATCCCGATGTCTTCGTGGTCACGGCTGACAAAATCGACATCCAAGAAACATGGGATCCACCGCCGGGCAAAGCCAAGCAAGGCGACGTGGTCCACCGCACCATCACCCAAACAGCCGATCAGATTTCGGGCATGGTGCTCGCTCCACCGCCAACCAACGTTCCCGATGGCATCCAAGCCTACGTCAAGTCACCTCAAGTGAACGACCACACCGAGCGAGGTGAGTTCACGGGCGAACGAATTGACACGGTGACGTATCAGTTCAAAGGTTCGGGAACACTCACTCTGCCAGCAATTCGATACGTGTGGTGGAATCCCGACAACGAATCCTATGGATCGCACAGTTTGCCCGCAGCCACGTTCGATGTGGCAGCCGCTCCTCAGCCTCAACTCGCAACGGTGGAAGAGCCCAATTGGCAACCGTTGGCATGGATGTTCTCAATCCTGGGCGCGTTGGCCATTCTGATCGCAACGCAGTCCCACCGGATCGCAGTTGGATATCGAACGATCCAACATCGAATCAACCCGCCCGACCGTGTCGCGGCTCGCAAGCTCATCCGGGCGTGTCGCACAAATGATGCTCACGCAGCAGAAACCGCATGGAACCAGTGGCTCAACACGCAACCCGAAAACGTCCGTCTCTCTGACGGTCTGCGTTCAGCGGTCTTGGATCTGCATCGATTGCTCTACAGTCACGCTGCCGCGACAAACTCCGCTCCCTCGGCCAAAACGCAAACCGATTCAGCCTGGAAAGGCGAGTCGCTTGCCCAAGCGTTTCAGCAACACCTGCACCAGCGGCGTTCCAAGCACCACACACCCGAGGAACACTTGCCGCCTCTCAACCCCATCGCTTGA
- a CDS encoding pirin family protein: MKTVQRVIRDVPQHWVGDGFPVRSLFSYAGGNEFDPFLLLDYAGPHDFAPDEAKRGVGEHPHRGFETVTILYQGELEHRDSSGSRGAIGPGDVQWMTAASGVVHEEFHSRRFANEGGTLEMVQLWVNLRSTDKTAPPKYQDLRDDQFPRVVLSDDAGTVRVIAGQFGDAKGPASTFSPINLWDIQLTGKAATTLTVPSGHTCVVIVQKGTVQVNENSLQAVELALLERSGDSVVLEAKSESRVLLMTGEPLGEPVVGQGPFVMNTREEIRAAVTDYQAGKMGRLD; encoded by the coding sequence ATGAAAACGGTTCAGCGAGTCATTCGGGACGTACCGCAACACTGGGTGGGCGACGGTTTCCCGGTTCGAAGTTTGTTCTCGTACGCCGGTGGGAACGAGTTCGATCCGTTTTTGTTACTGGACTATGCCGGGCCGCATGACTTTGCACCCGACGAAGCGAAACGCGGTGTGGGTGAACATCCACATCGTGGTTTTGAGACCGTGACGATTCTCTACCAGGGTGAACTCGAGCACCGAGATTCCAGTGGCAGCCGAGGTGCAATCGGCCCCGGCGATGTGCAGTGGATGACGGCGGCCTCTGGCGTCGTACACGAAGAATTCCACAGCCGTCGATTCGCGAACGAAGGAGGGACTTTGGAGATGGTTCAGCTATGGGTGAACCTGCGATCGACCGACAAGACCGCACCGCCGAAGTATCAAGATCTGCGTGACGACCAGTTCCCTCGAGTTGTGTTGTCAGACGATGCCGGAACGGTTCGTGTGATTGCGGGGCAGTTTGGGGATGCAAAGGGACCGGCCAGTACGTTCTCGCCCATCAACTTGTGGGACATTCAGCTCACCGGAAAAGCAGCGACAACGCTGACGGTTCCCTCGGGACACACGTGCGTTGTGATCGTTCAAAAAGGAACCGTGCAGGTCAACGAGAATTCGCTTCAAGCGGTTGAGCTAGCGTTGTTGGAACGCTCTGGCGACTCAGTGGTTTTGGAAGCGAAGTCTGAATCCCGCGTCTTGTTGATGACCGGCGAGCCACTTGGCGAGCCCGTTGTGGGGCAGGGGCCATTCGTGATGAACACTCGCGAAGAAATCCGCGCCGCCGTCACCGACTACCAAGCGGGGAAAATGGGCCGCTTGGACTGA
- a CDS encoding tetratricopeptide repeat protein, whose protein sequence is MKTWLILGVIGWSTWWWTPDQLGQRWMEQEQYAEAANAFDDPMREGVAWYRAGEFAEAAKSFSRATGPQATFNLGNCWLMQGKYDEAISSYQDALKAQPDWKEAQENLDLAIARKKLTESKGGDAGDQRLGADEIVFDKDKKKDEGQDTEITAEQAVNDASVQAVWLRQVQTKPADFLKSKFRYQMANRDRESQDQPVEAKTSDGGEP, encoded by the coding sequence ATGAAAACGTGGCTGATTCTAGGCGTGATCGGTTGGTCGACTTGGTGGTGGACACCAGACCAACTCGGTCAGCGATGGATGGAACAAGAACAATACGCCGAAGCCGCCAACGCCTTTGACGATCCAATGAGGGAAGGCGTCGCTTGGTATCGCGCTGGCGAATTTGCCGAGGCAGCGAAATCTTTCTCCCGAGCAACGGGGCCTCAGGCCACTTTCAACCTGGGCAACTGCTGGCTGATGCAAGGCAAGTACGACGAAGCCATCTCCAGCTATCAGGACGCGTTGAAAGCACAACCGGATTGGAAGGAAGCCCAAGAGAACCTGGACCTCGCAATCGCTCGCAAAAAATTGACCGAGTCCAAAGGCGGGGACGCCGGCGACCAACGCTTGGGAGCCGATGAGATCGTGTTCGACAAAGACAAGAAGAAAGACGAAGGCCAGGACACTGAGATCACCGCAGAACAAGCCGTGAACGACGCCTCCGTGCAAGCGGTGTGGTTGCGTCAAGTGCAAACCAAGCCAGCCGATTTCTTGAAGTCAAAGTTCCGCTACCAAATGGCCAATCGTGACCGGGAATCCCAAGACCAACCTGTCGAAGCGAAGACCAGCGATGGAGGAGAACCATGA
- a CDS encoding AAA family ATPase, translating into MTPRETIEQISNAMNAAVIGQQPVVERILVALLAKGHVLMEGLPGTAKTRSVKTLSKLVDSQFGRIQFTPDLLPSDVTGSEIYREQNGTFEFQEGPIFGNLILADEINRAPAKVQSALLEAMEERQVTVASQTHTLPELFMVLATQNPIEQEGTYPLPEAQMDRFMLYVRVDYPEDMDEASILKLVRGEKTGATSAATEAISQQLIFDAQKEVGTIHVAESAEKYIVDLVMATRHPDRYEGDLPKWIRLGASPRGTLALDAAARAHAWLAGQDFVSPDNIRAMAPACLAHRVHLTYEAEAAGVTRTDVIDALLKNVVPV; encoded by the coding sequence ATGACGCCGCGGGAAACAATCGAGCAGATCTCCAACGCGATGAACGCGGCCGTCATTGGTCAGCAACCTGTGGTGGAACGAATTTTGGTCGCCTTGCTGGCCAAAGGTCATGTCCTGATGGAAGGCTTGCCCGGCACCGCAAAAACTCGCTCCGTCAAAACGCTGTCCAAACTGGTCGACAGCCAATTCGGACGCATTCAGTTCACGCCCGACTTGCTGCCATCGGACGTCACCGGATCAGAAATCTATCGCGAACAAAATGGCACATTTGAATTTCAAGAAGGACCGATCTTCGGCAACTTGATTTTGGCCGACGAAATCAACCGGGCACCCGCCAAAGTGCAATCGGCTCTGCTGGAGGCAATGGAAGAACGGCAGGTCACGGTTGCATCGCAAACCCACACGCTGCCGGAACTGTTCATGGTGCTGGCGACCCAGAACCCGATCGAGCAGGAAGGGACTTACCCACTGCCCGAGGCGCAAATGGATCGCTTTATGCTGTACGTGCGAGTGGACTATCCCGAGGACATGGACGAAGCATCGATTTTGAAACTCGTCCGCGGCGAAAAGACCGGTGCAACCTCCGCGGCAACCGAAGCGATCTCGCAGCAATTGATCTTTGACGCACAGAAAGAAGTCGGCACCATCCATGTCGCCGAATCGGCTGAAAAGTACATCGTCGATTTGGTCATGGCGACACGTCACCCGGATCGCTACGAAGGCGATCTTCCCAAGTGGATTCGGCTCGGTGCCAGCCCCCGTGGAACGCTGGCACTGGATGCCGCGGCACGAGCCCATGCCTGGTTGGCCGGTCAAGACTTCGTTTCTCCCGACAACATCCGTGCGATGGCTCCGGCCTGCTTGGCTCACAGAGTCCACCTGACCTACGAAGCCGAAGCCGCCGGTGTGACTCGCACCGACGTGATCGATGCTTTGTTGAAGAACGTGGTTCCAGTCTGA
- a CDS encoding VWA domain-containing protein, whose product MLTFAYAWCFLLLPVPWLVRAILPPKQRHQVSVQVPFGNRLQQVLGGTTSTTTQPRNWSRRLIAIVVWCCVLIAVARPQWLEPPITKEIPTRDLLLLVDLSGSMAQEDFQNDAGKNVPRLDAVKEVLEDFLAKRKGDRVGLVVFGDAAYLQAPFTTDLQLSQELLGECEVGMAGPRTAFGDAIGLGVNLFDEDTKRAKTIIALTDGNDTKSKVPPVEAARVAAQRDIKIYTVAIGDPTTVGEDKLDEQSLKDVASEAGGKYFFAADREHLAGIYDELDKIETKNIETISHRPRTDIYYWPLLVALLLSMLEKAIATWRGRRHTAPAEQDRRIHVNPITGEMEVAA is encoded by the coding sequence ATGTTGACGTTCGCTTACGCTTGGTGCTTCCTTTTGTTGCCGGTGCCTTGGTTGGTGCGAGCGATCTTGCCGCCCAAACAACGCCACCAGGTTTCCGTCCAAGTTCCCTTCGGCAATCGACTGCAACAAGTCTTGGGTGGCACCACGTCGACAACCACCCAGCCGCGAAACTGGTCTCGTCGCCTGATTGCGATCGTCGTTTGGTGTTGTGTCTTGATCGCAGTTGCCCGACCACAATGGCTGGAACCGCCCATCACCAAAGAGATCCCCACCCGAGACCTGTTGCTGCTGGTCGATCTGTCGGGCTCGATGGCACAGGAAGACTTCCAAAACGACGCGGGCAAGAATGTCCCCCGGCTCGATGCGGTCAAAGAGGTCCTCGAAGACTTTCTCGCGAAACGCAAGGGCGACCGCGTGGGCTTGGTCGTCTTCGGCGATGCGGCGTACCTCCAAGCCCCATTCACCACCGACCTGCAACTCTCTCAAGAATTGCTCGGTGAATGCGAAGTCGGTATGGCTGGCCCTCGAACCGCGTTCGGGGACGCCATCGGGTTGGGAGTCAACTTGTTCGACGAAGATACCAAGCGAGCCAAAACCATCATCGCACTGACCGACGGCAATGACACCAAGAGCAAGGTTCCTCCGGTCGAAGCCGCTCGCGTGGCAGCTCAACGAGACATCAAGATTTACACCGTCGCGATCGGTGACCCCACCACCGTCGGCGAAGACAAACTGGATGAACAAAGTCTGAAAGATGTCGCCTCGGAAGCCGGTGGCAAATACTTCTTCGCTGCCGATCGCGAACACTTGGCGGGCATCTACGACGAACTCGACAAAATCGAAACGAAGAACATTGAAACCATCAGCCACCGCCCACGCACAGACATTTACTACTGGCCGCTTCTAGTCGCATTGCTGCTGTCGATGCTTGAAAAAGCCATCGCGACTTGGCGAGGCCGACGTCACACGGCGCCCGCCGAACAAGACCGACGGATCCACGTCAATCCAATCACCGGCGAGATGGAGGTGGCGGCATGA